aaaagtaattgattaatcatgAATATAATCATCAGATCATTTCATAGCTGCAGCCCTAATGACAGATGCAGatacatttactgtatctgCTATAATAATGGTTTtgacgttttttttattttttagattagATGTGTTGTATATTATAAAAACccacactattttttttttgcctattcTGCTTCAGCTCACCGTGCCTgttagagagacagatggatgggTGATCGGGTGGGTGGGAGGCCATTTGAAGCATCCGTATCTgccaaaacatttatattttcgTGCTCCTACAGTCTAAATGCAGATATAAGGAAggatatacttttttttcttttcctcttttaacacataaactaaaatgacattgtttttatttaaggtTGTTTTACCCAATAATGGCTGTCAGAGTTAGTTTTCAGGCAGATGAAAATAAACCTAAAAGTATCTAGAAATGAGCATGTAAAGGGAATGTCCCTAGACCCTTTATTTGTAGTGGGTTTTCTCAGTccattaacctttacatactgttcatattctgactcataattagtctctataccaattcacattcataaattccccatcagtcattaataaatggttgATTAATCCTTagtgaagctgtcagagagcaaaccgAGTGTATTCtggttattacatttttttcatgaacGCAGGTCAAATTTGGTCATCTGCATATACgcaaatgtgtatcagctgctgcattgtatttccatttttttgtatttttggggTCACATTGGGAAAAGTCCACCTAAAAGACATGTACGTATCGTATGTTTATAGGGTATTTGTACGGCTCTCAAATTTaacaatgggtcaaatttgaccctgaacagtatgtaagggttttTAGCCTTtatctgtttgtgtctctgaaCACTCACACAAAGCTGGAATACCCAGGAAAGCTCTGCCACATGGAGTGTGGATATGATTTCAGACTGGGgcagctgctgtctgtctgtctcgtCCTCGCTATCTCTCCACATGGGATAGTGATAAAAGAGCTGGAAACAGATGGTAAAattcaaactttttaaatagCAGAATGAAATAACGTGAGATAGAGAGATACAGCATGGGGATGATCTCTATTGGATCATGTTTCATGGTTGTGTTGGGTGGCATTTGTGCACCAGGGAGAAATGGCACATTTAACTGGCTGGTGAAACGCAGTCTCAAATTGTTCCCTTCTGCGCTTTCCTTATAGGTCAACGCTAGTATGAAACGGTTCGTATAGGGTGGAGCCAGTTGGAGGGGCTTGTCCATAAGGTTTAGCTGGAGTGGCTGGCTTCAGAGAGAGTGGAGACGGAGCTGAAGGCATAAGACAGATTAAACGGTCTTGTGTGGCCCTCTGGAACGTAGCAGCAGGTGTGGAGATTTAAAGCGCTAAATGGAGGGTATCGTAAAAGAtgagcgcgtgtgtgtgcgtgcttagCCACTAAGTTATaccactgtgtgtatttttggcGCCCAGTATATTGGGATAAAATGCTGAATTCAACAAGGATTATTTAATCAGCTGAAGTGATTTTTGTATCCTGAGTCGGATCGCCTTTTTTCTTGAATTTTGTGATCATGTTGGGAGTGTGGAAACATTGTGAGCTCTACTGCATTGTTGGAAAATGACTGCCAAACAagttggaagaggaggagggaaggcgGTGTTGTCCTTTTCTTATTCCGTGTGCAAGTGTCCTCGACTTACCACGTGGAACTGACTCATGCTAGCAACGCAGTAGTGCCAAGAACAGGCAGCATCTGTTTCAAAATGAGCCGTTTGTCCTCTTTCCTCGTATATGAAACaaaattaatgtgttttttgtctcttcttttttctttcaggttATAATGTATGACCAACAGAGAATAAGTACAACTCTATAGCCAACGGGTTCCCGAGGACTTGATTACAGTCGCTTCAAGCCTGATAGTTTGTCGGTGCGACTGCTTTCCCTCTCCCTTCCGCTCACGCCCGTCTAGTCAACTGGCATTTCTTctgacaacccccccccccaatccctCTACTCGGGTGAAGAAGACCAGAGTTTCCCTGTGATCTCTGTCTACTTTGCCTATTGCCTACCTTCGGTTCTACTCTCAGCAGTGGTGCTCCCCTGGATTTGCATTATTCTCTATTAGGTAAAGCCACGACTAATGCATACGACAGATTATAATGCACAATGCACATTAAAGGCACCTAATCCTAATCCTCTCTCTCTGGTCATCAATTAATAATGCTAGCTGTTACTATGTTGCACAGCTGAAAGCATGTTGGACAGATTATGCTGGGTGTTATAGCCTGACCTGACTTGGTatagatttattcatttttatctgtcttttctCCAGACATACCAACAAAATTTACCCAAGATGATTCCAAATGGTTATCTTATCTTCGAGGATGAAAGTTTCCTGGATTCCACCGTGGCCAAAATGAACGCTCTGAGAAAGAGTGGTCAGTTCTGCGATGTTAGACTGCAGGTATGATgcaatacatacacacacacacatagagacagcGAAGGGTACAGTAGGGGCTAAAATAACAAACTTGTTTTGGTATAAAGAGTACAATACAGTTTGAAATGCATAAGATATCAGTTCAAACTGGGGGttgaatgtattttatatatcgAGTTTTGAACATATAGAGCACAGTTAACTGGGTCTAAGGGATGAATGGTATGTATTTTGTTCAAAACCCATGTGAGTCACATCAAACTTGGAAATAAGAAAACGACATGAgtattttctgtgtttcctgttgTAACACATTTGTGTAACACATTTGTGCAACCTATCAGGCTTTGACGTTGCTTCTGAGACAGGAAACCTGGGAGCTTTGAACTTTTAGTTGTCATTTTTTAGTTATTGATCATGTTACTTTTTCAGTAGACATGGCTTTtaaggacattttgacatgttgtaatgggaaaagcacaggtgcaggtaataaaatatgatagctgaattccatttagctgcttcggTTTATGGTTCCTGGTATAGTACATGTTGGCTCAGGGTCATACTGTCGAGGCAtgctgggacacttgaatataACGGCCATCTTTAATTTTACTAGtaacatctgtgcttttcctacgatttaaagtcaaaatgtctggtGTGAAAAAGGCCTGTTGTCTCTGAATTAAATCATTATCCTGagtttatttctttatgttcCTGTGAGCctaaaataattattgtttttctttattttaccaGGTGTGTGGTCATGAGCTGATGGCTCATCGTGCTGTGCTGGCTTGCTGCAGTCCCTACTTGTTTGAGATCTTCAATAGTGACATTGAGCCTCATGGAGTCTCTCATGTCACTTTTGAGGACTTGGATCCAGAGGCTGTGGAGATCTTGCTCAACTACGCCTATACTGCCCAGTTAGTAACCTTTATGGCCTTTGACCTTTTGCAGTGTTTCACACAGAAACTTTTGAAAATGATTGACAAcctccttttctgttttgtgtgtgtaaccCAGGCTAAAGGCAGACAAGGAACGTGTCAAGGAAGTTTACTCTGCAGCCAAACGGTTCAAGATGGAGCGAGTCAAACAggtttgttttctgtcatctgCCTTCATTTAATTGCCTTCAGAAATCCTGGGAGACTTTTGAGGAGTATTGACTTGATGATGCCTGTTGTAAATAACTGTCATATCTCCTACTCACTCCTCAGATTTGTGGTGACTACCTGCTGTCTAAGATGGATTCCCAGAACGCCATCTCCTTCCGTAACTTTGCCAGCTCTATGGGAGACGCCAGAGTTTTGTCCAAGGTGGACGCCTACATCCAGGACCATCTACTGGAAGTGTCTGAACAGGATGACTTCCTCAAACTTCCCCGCCTCAAGGTAAAActtgactattttttttaacttgcatGCACGCTAGGTTGTTTACTCTTAAATCAAGAAGTCTGTACAAGTATGTTATCAGTGTTGCCAGAGGCTGCAAAGTAGAGAGGTTTTTGTAGGCATGACTAAACAATCCAATCaaaaatacatgcatacacaaacTGGTGATATCTATTGCAGGGAGTTCCCTATTCTCGTCCCCATTTGCTTTTCACACTTAAACTAGGCAgtagtggattttttttttagattgaaTGACACTGGATTAaagctttatatttttaactttCTGACTTTGACATGATAAGCTCAATACTTATGAAGGTGTGCCTCCTTATAGATTTTCCTACAGCTAAAGCCTACTGAGGTGGATTTATGGCAGGGGACTTAGAACATGTGCAATAAAGGGCCTTGCGTGGTTGGGTTACAATGTGTGTCAGCTTTAAGTTCAACCTTAGGACTTCATCTGGTTGTTTCCCCTGATCCATCTCTGGTTGATGTTGTGTAAAACAGTATCCTAATGGGCCTCCCTTTCAGGTTTTAGACCCATGATTCAGAGTTCTATAGGAGTTGGGCACAGTACTGAAATGTAagtcaattgacagaaattCATCAGggatttttattaatttatttactaAAATAACCTGACTTTTGTAGGTTatggatttgctgctttttggGGTTCACATAATCTCATTGAATacccttttttaattaaaaaaaataaataaatattaaggTTTTTTGATTGTTGGATATTAAAAATCCCTGTGGCTTCTGACACTGACAAAAAATACTTAATTGAAAACGTATTCATTCGTCGGTTATCTGTGTAATTTATCAGTAATCTCCTAGTTGGCAACTAAAAATATAACTGTTAATGTTGAAATTCTCCTTATTTGTAAGACAAATCTGAACTGTATTGATCATTATGGGAGACACTGATAGCTCTGAGTTTTTTGACCACTTAGCCAATTTGGTGCTGTCTCTATTGAGAGATTTAAGAATTTAAGGTAAGACTAGACATGAATTTGTAAACCCAACCTGAGCCAAACAATTTGGCGAATGTAAACAAAATTCCTGTTGAGACGTTTGAAATACAATTAACCCAGTGATGAATTCAGCTTTGGTTAAAGTTTGCACCTGGAGCGTACTGGTTTAATATGTGGTGTGGGTGATTCCCCAGCAGTTTACCATAATACTAAGATGAATCTTGTCAAAATTGAGCAATTAtatacagacaaaacaaacaaatgtgtccAAAGCTTAGGTAAATTAGTACTTCCGTGTGTGTACGCACACGGCAGAGCAGAGACAATGAAGCACTAGAGTTGATGACAACTACACTCATAATGTTAATGTAAGTGCGGGAAAAGCTTTGCgagtaaaaagccaagaagagtACTTCAGTGACAAAAGATATTGCAGTAAAGAGTGTGATTTAtgacacaatgaaataaaagaaggaaTATAATCTGTaatgataaatgtttttctattgAACAGCCCTAGCCACTAAGATTAAGGTTTCCAATGAGCAATAAAAGCTACTGTATTAATTTCCTCAGTTATGCACTTTATTCCTACTATGTGTGATTGTAACACTTGTTTCGCCCgctttgtgtgtttacagttaGAAGTAATGCTAGAAGACAACCTGACACTGCCCAGCAATGGCAAGCTTTACTCCAAGGTGCTCAACTGGGTGCAGCGTAGCCTTTGGGAGAACGGAGACCAACTGGAACGACTGATGGAGGAGGTCAGTACCAGGGCGTTCCGTCTAAACACATTCTTACCCTTCCCCTTCCCCTTCTTCTGGCTCCTCCTGTTTTTGACGTTAAGAAGTCATTAAGGGGGCTGAAATAGAAATAGCATGCCACTGTCATGCTGCCATGTCAGGattgttctttgttttcctgtgaTTTGTTGAGTTTTGCAGTAAGAAACTGTACCCCTGAACCATACTACAAATTAGAGGTGAGCCAAAAAAGAGCTGCTGTttgctcatgtttttttgtttcagctgtTCTCCTTTTGGGTTATTGTGGTTGATTTTTACATACAACCCCATCTTGAGTATGACAGTGCTCTTCTCctctgaaacacaaaaacaggtTCTCTAAGGTCTGACCCTTGATTCTGCTGTCTCACTGCCACTTTACTATCTGAACAGCTGCGTGTTTGTTGCTCCAGCACTAACAGGCCCTCCTCCCCATTGATTTATCTCTCCTGTAGGTTTattagcagcagcaggagacCCGACTGAGGAGCCAGGACTGAGCCACCAGGGTAATGAgtcagagaaaagagagggagagcggAGAGGAGCACTACTGCCTCTCAGCAGCCTCTCTTTGCAGCCAAGCAACACAGTGCTCCCATCTGTCCATGCCATTTATACAGATGCTTCCCAATTTTGCATTTACAACACATTTTAGCAATAAATACATCTAATTGAAAGCCCCCTTTACTGCACATAACAATACGTGCTCATACAAATACCTACTTATCCAAATACCACATTCAACAACCACTCAAATTAGGCATTGGACAGAAAACAGCATTGCACATAAGCGCAGGGATTTTCTCTGACAAAAATTATATTTCACTGGCccacaaattaaatattaaccctcgaaatgaaatttaaatattgagcaaatatttttctaaaatgagaAGTCTTTTTTccgtttttttttgcataattttcccCAGAGATGGTCAACTGTCTGACAAATAGTTTCAGATGATATATGTTTTTTCCCCCGGCCTCAACAGAACAGACAAATgtgggtttgtttttatttcctgtcgGATGTAATCTATAATTGGAAAATGTTCACGCATTAGCTTGATAGTTAGCACTTCTGTTTTGTCATCTGGACTTGACTGCCTATTGTGGCTGCCATCACAATGACCAACTTCTTCAGCTAGAGGACCAGTTTCCAAGCAGCAGAGGTGAAAAGAGGGCAGgcccttcctttttctcttcttcattcTTCACAGAAGATCTTTCCAGATGCAGCCTCTCATTCTTCACCagccccctctttttttttagatggaaATTAAGGGGAGCCACTGTCACACGCATGGCAGATACCTTCTTGAGCGCAAACATTTAACCCACTCTGTGTGGTGGCAGCAgcgtgtgtgtctttttaaaggAAGCTTTGCATCCAAGCGACTGAAGATCCAGTCCTTCATCCCttcccccttcttcctcttcacagcactgccctccctcctcctcctcctcctccttcctctacCCCTTATGCAGGGGCTCTCAGTGTGTTGCTATGGAGACAGCCACATGGGTGTTGTTCCTGTTTGTCTTGCAGGTGCAAACGCTGTACTACTCACCTGACCATAAGCTGGTGGATGGAGGGCTGGTGATTGAGGGGCACAGTGAGGTGTTTGGTGGCGAGGAGGACCACCTTCAGTTTGTGCAGGTACTCAACAGCTTGTGCCTGGCTTCACCGTAATGAAGTCTCTACCACATAGTGCTTGGCAGTGTGTAGCTTTATTGTAGAGCTTGTGCCTGGCCATGCATACAAATACTACACGGCTTGCGCCTGGCTAGAAGTAGATATGGCTCATTTAATGCCATAATTTAGCCACAATGAACATAACGGCAAATTTCAGAGGATTAGGAAGAAATTAGCTATAATGCCTACCTGCCTATGCCTTCGAGCATATATTAAACCATATTTTGACTTTAAGCTAATCTCAAACCAGCAGGAAAATGGGCAGTGATGACTGTCTTAGCTTTTTCTTCTCGATTTTGAGTTGTGACTGAACTGTGTGCTGTTAGATTTTGATGCAGACTGGTCTTGGACTTTACTTTGCAGTGCTGTGTTGTTGGCTTCTACTCGGACAAAGTTAATGTAGGCCTGTAATGTCAGGTCTACATCAGACCAGCTTGATAAAGTGTAGGAAGGGGGTATGATTACCTGGTGTTGGCCAATGGTGGGCCTGTGGTGCAAGCTTGGCTTCTGTAGCTGCACTGTGCTCTTGCAGAAGAAACCCGTACGGGAGAGCACCCAGAGACAGATGAGCTGCAGCTCCTCAGGAAGCCTGTCGCCCTCCAACCCAGCAGCAAATGCCCCTAAACAGACCGCCAGGAGAGAGTGGAAGTACATTGCCTCTGAAAAGACTACAAGTAAGTGTGTTTTATTAACTGCATGTTATTTGTTACAGCACAATCACAAGGGCAGAGGACTTGTCAGTATTtgtaaacacagagagagagagagagatagcagTGTTACTACTGAGccatttcaaaatattttcacaCATATGGTTTAAcattgttgtgaaatgtgtccTACTTTGTGATTTGCTGTTTTGTAATGATTGGACAATTGTTGGTTAATAGTATGTGTAACAACATGCCCAATGTTTGCAGTTTTTcgatttaaatgaaactttcaGGGTATGTTTCAGGTACTTGTGTGAACCTGTGCTACAAGTTTTGTGATAACAGTTGTTAACTTTGGTCTATTTATGTTCTGGGCCATGCCCTTTTGAAGTTCATTGGTCGATAACTTGAAAACTAAGTAATAAATCAACAAGCTTTATGCAGCTTTTGATAAGCTTGGTATTCTCATGGGAATTGGTGCAAACATCTCTGAacaagaaaagtaataaaacgGCACAAAAATAATATGGTTTCAGTCCTTTGGGCCCCTAATAAGAAAGTACAAACAGAGGACAGGTTCTCTGATGATGCATACACCACCACACATttctagtgggtcataagtgattGACAGGTTTTTATGAGTGAGTCTATACATTGTTTTATAGGAATATCCTGCATagtgtaccttttttttttttaaagtttattttctcaTGATGTCTAATAACAACTTTCATTCTTCTCTCAGACAACACCTACCTGTGTTTGGCTGTGCTGGACGGGATGTTGTGTGTGATCTTCTTGCATGGCCGCAGCAGCCCTCAGACCTCTCCCTCTGCCACCCCCTGCCTGATGAAGAGCCTCAGCTTCGAGGCCCAGCctgaggagctggaggagcacCCGCTCTCACCCATGCAGTACGCTCGCTCCGGCCTGGGCACCGCGGCCCTGAACGGAAAACTCATTGCGGCAGGTTAGTCCTCAAGAGGGTTACAAGATTACAGTAAACTAATATATCATGTGTAAGACGTATAATTGGTAGACATACATGGAGGTTCACAAACATGGAGGTTACATTGTTTTCTCTCAGCTCAATTTACAGCAACAGACTGACCTTTAGTTGCACCTCTTGTTGCGTAGACCCATTAAAAAGCCAAAGCCTTAGTCTTTAGTGAAGCATGGATAAACCATGGATGAACAATTTAATCTGTGTGTAAGTGTCTTTAATTTTTGCCATTTAATGTGGggattatgttttttgttttgttttttaaagggggggggggggggggtggtggtggtggtggtggtggtggtggtggtggtggtggtggtggtggttggtaTAAAGGAAAACACTATATCATCAGATGGACCTCAGAGCTCCAGTGTAACCTTGATGGATGTTGATGTTGTGCAGGAGGTTACAACAGAGAGGAATGTCTGAGGACTGTGGAGTGTTACGACCCCAAAGAGGACCGCTGGACTTTCATCGCTCCCATGCGAACTCCAAGGGCTCGCTTCCAGATGGCTGTGCTTATGGTAGGCTTTCCTTTTTGCCTTGATCTCAAATGTACTTACTAAAAAATATCTGGgttgttttaaatcaacaatTTATAATATCAAGAACGCTAAAAAAACAATCTATGaaagtattatttattaattggaTCGCATTCTGATTGTGAAGTGAGTCATTTTGTGGAGGTTGTGTGAGGTTTTATATAAGTTTTGTTTCTAAATTTAGTTAAgagacctattatgcttttccttattttctgacatatatacaatgttacaatgtcagatgttcatattaaatgtggccACGGTTTCAGATAATGAAGTAAAcgtatgtagaagtaatccctTTCAGCAAAAAGCACCGGCTTCAGACTCTCTGAACATTCGGTttccaacagtttttttctactttcaaacCGAGCTGAAATAAActtgtgacagatttctttatatggttatctgctgcagctgcagctgctctGGGTGGagttcactgctctgctccgctaacattatggcatttcTGTGGCGGTTGGACTATTGCTGCTCGTActtttcctccctgcattaATTTTAACTGAGTTGCCGAAATCTTTAGATCTTGTTGTGTCAACCGGTTTTATTGGAAGAATAGCACTGCTAATGAAGCGCCACTAAAATGGTCGATAAAGCCCCATTCTTTTATTGTAAATACTCAACAATAAAAGTCTCCTGTAATTTTGTCATATAAAAACTTTAATttgaagcaggaaatgttgggtttcatcagcagtaactaAACACTACTCTTGATATGTGCTGCTATCATAAAAGTACTGAGAGCTGAACACAAGGGGGGGAAGCTTTTTAGGGAGGGGGCAGAGGGGAGGGGAATCCAAAACGTTCTGTTTCAGGGAGAGGCTGAACTTAGGGACtgcataaatgaaaatatagatAAAGAGATAAATGAGCATAACAGGTCCCCTTTAACTGAATATCTGTAAGTCTTTGCGTCCACAAGGCaaccaaaattaaaatgtaagtgTTAAGTAGCTGGTTGATGTTGGTTGATTATCTAAtgatttttctatttatacccACACAGGGTCAACTCTATGTGATTGGAGGTTCAAATGGACATTCTGACGAGCTGAGCTGTGGGGAGAAATACGATCCACACGCTGATGAGTGGGTTCAGGTGCCAGAGCTCAGGACAAACCGCTGCAATGCAGGTCAGCCTTCTGTAAAGATTGACTTACAGCATCTCTAACaaggaaaatgtttaaattaggAAGTCAGGCTGCTTTAACTCATTCCTCCTTTCATCTCTGTTTTAAGGTGTCTGCTCCTTGAACAACAAACTGTACGTTGTTGGTGGATCAGACCCCTGTGGGCAGAAGGGCCTGAAGAACTGCGATGCTTTTGACCCTGTGACCAAAATCTGGTCCAACTGTGCCTCCCTCAACATCAgtatgtgtgcacacagttATTTAACCTTCAGAATAAAACTCAAATGTTTTGTCGGAGGcaaaaaggaagtgaaaagtTGTACTTATAAAGTAACTTTGTTTTCAGGGAGACATCAGGCAGCACTGTGTGATTTGGATGGCTTCATGTACGTGATCGGAGGAGCTGAGTCGTGGAACTGCCTGAACACTGTGGAACGCTACAACCCTGAGAACAACACCTGGACCCTGATAGCCTCCATGAACGTGGCTCGCAGGGGGGCCGGCGTTGCTGTCCATGCTGGTAAGCCAACAGTCACCTGGTATAGTGTGGGAACAGTGGAGCCAGATATTTGTTTTGGAAGTGGCAGCTTCTGTAACGTATAAACAGTGCACAAACATGTGTAGACAGTCGTGATGTCGCCTCGAGACAAAAACATGCATAATAATTTAATGAAGGTGATTCACACAATGATTTGTCACATTGTGTTGATGctgatgtctctctctctctatatctctgTCCAGGCAAACTGTTTGTCGTCGGCGGCTTTGACGGCTCCCATGCACTCCGCTGCGTGGAGATGTACGACCCCGCCCGCAACGAGTGGAGGATGCTGGGCAGCATGACATCTTCACGCAGCAATGCAGGTGTGGCCATGCTGGGCGACACCATCTACGCCGTGGGCGGCTTCGACGGAAACGAGTTTCTCAACACGCTGGAGGTGTACAACCCAGAGACGGACGAGTGGAACGACTGCACCAAGGCCCTGTCTCCCCTCTCTGACTGAAG
The Scomber scombrus chromosome 8, fScoSco1.1, whole genome shotgun sequence DNA segment above includes these coding regions:
- the ivns1abpa gene encoding influenza virus NS1A-binding protein homolog A; this encodes MIPNGYLIFEDESFLDSTVAKMNALRKSGQFCDVRLQVCGHELMAHRAVLACCSPYLFEIFNSDIEPHGVSHVTFEDLDPEAVEILLNYAYTAQLKADKERVKEVYSAAKRFKMERVKQICGDYLLSKMDSQNAISFRNFASSMGDARVLSKVDAYIQDHLLEVSEQDDFLKLPRLKLEVMLEDNLTLPSNGKLYSKVLNWVQRSLWENGDQLERLMEEVQTLYYSPDHKLVDGGLVIEGHSEVFGGEEDHLQFVQKKPVRESTQRQMSCSSSGSLSPSNPAANAPKQTARREWKYIASEKTTNNTYLCLAVLDGMLCVIFLHGRSSPQTSPSATPCLMKSLSFEAQPEELEEHPLSPMQYARSGLGTAALNGKLIAAGGYNREECLRTVECYDPKEDRWTFIAPMRTPRARFQMAVLMGQLYVIGGSNGHSDELSCGEKYDPHADEWVQVPELRTNRCNAGVCSLNNKLYVVGGSDPCGQKGLKNCDAFDPVTKIWSNCASLNIRRHQAALCDLDGFMYVIGGAESWNCLNTVERYNPENNTWTLIASMNVARRGAGVAVHAGKLFVVGGFDGSHALRCVEMYDPARNEWRMLGSMTSSRSNAGVAMLGDTIYAVGGFDGNEFLNTLEVYNPETDEWNDCTKALSPLSD